A region of Carassius auratus strain Wakin chromosome 41, ASM336829v1, whole genome shotgun sequence DNA encodes the following proteins:
- the LOC113060036 gene encoding PR domain zinc finger protein 1, with protein sequence MCGWDQSVLAASHHSSAMLTTEGAPYTVDNEEPKMDVEDVDMTKWTEDEFKEKCTYIVKDHTWEGPQEKPELTRAEASLPRNLAFKHPADSKEVIGVVSREYIPKGTRFGPLVGESYTAENVPKDANRKYFWRIYSDGEFHHFVDGLDEEKSNWMRYVNPAHSQHEQNLAACQNGMNIYFYTVKAIPADQELLVWYCPEFARRLNYPASGEIMMQKLKQSLIEATQQATEVKHPVKREHSVSEILKDVLKEPSRPLPTRPCCPSSPDRPLYPSAVYPLRPSLNGDFVKTTTVFGLPNRSHRQCTVTPSPSAHSSPESSPECSPKPASLDPRDTLLSFSPALYSRGLNHYPGYSPAGSMPFYPNPHYSRYLMPHYPVSSLSGSHTLGGIFPHMYPFYSSMVPSHVPFPHGMLPSEGSRQFLLPPDSPVPKDILLPAATSAFSAATSLKDRPVHGHGHPYAPAGRSPTAGSAASTGRVPTKPTSAILSGSRSDDEVINLSKMKRGSAGYKSLDYPLKKQNGKIKYECNVCTKTFGQLSNLKVHLRVHSGERPFKCQTCNKGFTQLAHLQKHYLVHTGEKPHECQVCHKRFSSTSNLKTHLRLHSGEKPYQCKICPAKFTQFVHLKLHKRLHTREHPHQCPHCHRNYIHLSSLRLHLKGYCLAVSPSPSCSLDELHRVNEEIEHFDISDNADRLEEMEGFDVESMVEKQIFGLLWQEMDFKTSYHKGSTGGDLHPPAPALSTYRLNEHGSEASVIKVHCSSPIQLQPIKVKKETEEAMET encoded by the exons ATGTGTGGCTGGGACCAGAGCGTCCTG gcTGCTTCTCATCACAGCTCGGCCATGTTGACTACTGAGGGAGCACCCTACACCGTGGACaatgaggagcccaagatggatgTAGAGGATGTAGATATGACAAAATGGACGGAGGACGAGTTCAAAGAGAAGTGCACGTACATTGTAAAGGACCATACGTGGGAGGGTCCTCAGGAGAAGCCAGAACTCACTCGGGCCGAGGCGTCCTTACCCAGAAACCTGGCCTTCAAACACCCAGCAGACTCTAAAGAG gtTATTGGTGTAGTCAGCAGAGAATACATTCCCAAAGGCACACGGTTTGGCCCCCTTGTGGGAGAAAGTTACACTGCAGAAAATGTCCCCAAAGATGCGAACAGGAAGTACTTCTGGCGG atatACTCAGATGGAGAGTTCCATCATTTTGTGGACGGACTGGACGAGGAGAAGAGTAACTGGATGCGTTATGTGAATCCAGCTCATTCCCAGCATGAACAGAACCTTGCTGCCTGCCAAAACGGCATGAACATCTATTTCTACACCGTGAAGGCCATTCCTGCTGATCAGGAACTATTGGTGTGGTACTGCCCTGAGTTTGCCCGCCGTCTCAACTACCCTGCCTCTGGAGAGATTATGATGCAAAAACTCA AGCAGAGCCTGATCGAAGCCACACAGCAAGCAACTGAAGTCAAGCACCCAGTGAAAAGAGAGCACAGTGTTTCAGAGATTTTGAAAGATGTACTGAAAGAACCCAGCAGACCACTTCCCACCCGTCCTTGCTGCCCCAGCAGCCCAGACCGACCTCTTTACCCGAGTGCTGTCTATCCACTCCGCCCTTCCCTAAATGGAGACTTTGTAAAGACAACCACAGTATTTGGCCTCCCAAACCGCTCACACAGACAGTGCACAGTGACACCCAGCCCTTCAGCACACAGCAGTCCGGAGAGCAGTCCAGAATGCAGTCCCAAACCAGCATCCCTTGATCCAAGAGACAcccttctctccttctctccagCACTCTACAGTCGTGGCCTGAACCACTACCCAGGCTACTCACCAGCAGGCTCAATGCCATTTTACCCTAACCCGCACTACTCACGCTACCTCATGCCCCATTACCCTGTTAGTAGTTTAAGTGGGTCACATACTTTAGGTGGTATATTTCCACACATGTACCCCTTTTATAGCAGCATGGTACCTTCTCATGTTCCCTTCCCACATGGCATGCTTCCATCCGAGGGTAGTCGACAATTTCTTCTTCCACCTGACTCTCCGGTTCCCAAGGACATCCTGCTCCCAGCGGCCACTAGTGCCTTTTCTGCAGCCACTTCTCTGAAAGACAGACCAGTCCATGGTCATGGGCACCCTTACGCTCCCGCTGGTAGGTCTCCAACAGCCGGCTCTGCAGCCTCTACAGGACGTGTTCCTACCAAGCCTACCTCAGCAATTCTGAGTGGCAGCCGCTCAGATGATGAGGTGATCAATCTCAGCAAGATGAAACGAGGTTCCGCAGGATACAAAAGTCTAGATTACCCACTTAAGAAGCAGAATGGGAAGATCAAGTATGAGTGCAATGTCTGCACCAAGACTTTTGGTCAACTTTCTAATCTCAAG GTGCACCTGCGAGTCCATAGTGGTGAACGACCCTTTAAGTGTCAGACCTGCAATAAAGGTTTCACTCAGCTGGCCCACCTGCAGAAACACTATTTGGTCCACACAGGAGAGAAACCCCACGAGTGCCAG GTGTGTCACAAGCGTTTCAGCAGCACTAGCAACTTGAAGACCCATCTGCGACTGCACTCTGGTGAAAAGCCTTACCAGTGCAAGATCTGCCCCGCCAAGTTTACACAGTTTGTCCACCTCAAGCTGCACAAACGGCTGCACACGCGAGAACATCCACACCAATGCCCGCATTGCCACCGCAACTACATCCACCTCAGCAGCCTGCGCCTCCACCTCAAAGGCTACTGCCTAGCAGTCTCTCCTTCTCCCAGCTGCAGCCTTGATGAACTCCACCGCGTCAACGAGGAAATTGAACACTTTGACATCAGCGATAATGCGGACAGACTGGAAGAAATGGAGGGGTTTGACGTGGAGAGCATGGTAGAGAAACAGATCTTTGGCCTGCTCTGGCAGGAGATGGATTTTAAGACGTCTTATCACAAAGGTAGCACTGGAGGAGACCTGCACCCCCCAGCACCTGCATTATCTACATATCGTCTGAACGAGCATGGCAGTGAGGCCTCTGTCATCAAGGTTCATTGCAGCAGCCCTATCCAGCTCCAACCTATCAAAGTTAAAAAGGAGACAGAGGAGGCCATGGAAACCTAG